The Xenopus laevis strain J_2021 chromosome 5L, Xenopus_laevis_v10.1, whole genome shotgun sequence genome has a segment encoding these proteins:
- the mrps22.L gene encoding 28S ribosomal protein S22, mitochondrial isoform X1, with amino-acid sequence MAARMGCLLRQRLWKETLTVRRSLRVGAPCASAAGPPHFTDPEVQSLLKKMTGLNLEKVFQPVKQQLKPPTYKLLTEEQYQQTVQKVSLTAEKCLEMPPVLSERKPIESVLSEDKILCDVETAKYVFTDITYSTPHRERFIVVREPNGVLRKATWEERDRMIQVYFPREGRKLATPLVFQPENMQVLFKEDRHEELLNRCLVQFDPDSAEYIRVHHQTYEDVDLHGKYDLLRSTRHCGGMAWYLCCRKKIDGFLIDMIQRDLLDDAVSLVRLYHMLHPDSVCARESQGADGVELIKIYVKMEAQKPGYIELALQAYQESLSGAASS; translated from the exons ATGGCGGCACGCATGGGATGTCTTCTCAGACAGCGGCTATGGAAGGAGACACTGACCGTCAGGAGATCATTGAGAGTAGGAG CTCCATGTGCCTCTGCAGCCGGTCCCCCTCATTTCACAGACCCAGAAGTACAGagtttgttgaaaaaaatgacTGGTCTGAATTTGGAAAAAGTCTTCCAGCCAGTGAAACAGCAACTCAAGCCACCCACATACAAGCTGTTAACTGAAGAACAATATCAACAG ACTGTACAGAAGGTGTCTTTGACTGCCGAAAAATGCCTTGAGATGCCACCGGTGCTGAGTGAGAGGAAGCCCATTGAGAGCGTTTTGTCAGAAGATAAAATTCTGTGTGATGTTGAGACGGCTAAATATGTTTTCACAGATATTACATACAGCACCCCTCACCGT GAACGATTTATAGTTGTAAGGGAGCCAAATGGTGTCCTTCGAAAGGCCACATGGGAGGAGAGAGATCGAATGATCCAGGTTTACTTCCCTCGTGAAGGCCGCAAGCTTGCAACTCCCCTTGTCTTTCAACCAGAAAATATGCAG GTATTGTTCAAAGAGGATCGACACGAGGAACTTCTGAACCGATGCCTGGTTCAATTTGATCCCGATTCTGCCGAGTATATCAGA GTGCATCACCAGACATATGAGGATGTTGACCTGCATGGCAAATATGATTTATTGCGCTCCACCAGACATTGTGGGGGCATGGCTTGGTATCTGTGCTGTCGAAAGAAAATAGATGGGTTTCTCATAGACATGATCCAAAGAGACCT GTTGGATGATGCCGTTAGTTTAGTGCGACTGTATCATATGCTGCATCCAGACTCTGTATGTGCAAGAGAGTCCCAGGGAGCTGACGGGGTGGAGCTGATTAAG ATCTATGTGAAGATGGAGGCTCAGAAACCCGGATACATAGAACTGGCTCTGCAAGCGTATCAGGAATCTCTGAGCGGCGCAGCTTCATCTTGA
- the mrps22.L gene encoding 28S ribosomal protein S22, mitochondrial isoform X2 — protein sequence MIKTNPLTTAPCASAAGPPHFTDPEVQSLLKKMTGLNLEKVFQPVKQQLKPPTYKLLTEEQYQQTVQKVSLTAEKCLEMPPVLSERKPIESVLSEDKILCDVETAKYVFTDITYSTPHRERFIVVREPNGVLRKATWEERDRMIQVYFPREGRKLATPLVFQPENMQVLFKEDRHEELLNRCLVQFDPDSAEYIRVHHQTYEDVDLHGKYDLLRSTRHCGGMAWYLCCRKKIDGFLIDMIQRDLLDDAVSLVRLYHMLHPDSVCARESQGADGVELIKIYVKMEAQKPGYIELALQAYQESLSGAASS from the exons atgattaagaccaatcctttaactacag CTCCATGTGCCTCTGCAGCCGGTCCCCCTCATTTCACAGACCCAGAAGTACAGagtttgttgaaaaaaatgacTGGTCTGAATTTGGAAAAAGTCTTCCAGCCAGTGAAACAGCAACTCAAGCCACCCACATACAAGCTGTTAACTGAAGAACAATATCAACAG ACTGTACAGAAGGTGTCTTTGACTGCCGAAAAATGCCTTGAGATGCCACCGGTGCTGAGTGAGAGGAAGCCCATTGAGAGCGTTTTGTCAGAAGATAAAATTCTGTGTGATGTTGAGACGGCTAAATATGTTTTCACAGATATTACATACAGCACCCCTCACCGT GAACGATTTATAGTTGTAAGGGAGCCAAATGGTGTCCTTCGAAAGGCCACATGGGAGGAGAGAGATCGAATGATCCAGGTTTACTTCCCTCGTGAAGGCCGCAAGCTTGCAACTCCCCTTGTCTTTCAACCAGAAAATATGCAG GTATTGTTCAAAGAGGATCGACACGAGGAACTTCTGAACCGATGCCTGGTTCAATTTGATCCCGATTCTGCCGAGTATATCAGA GTGCATCACCAGACATATGAGGATGTTGACCTGCATGGCAAATATGATTTATTGCGCTCCACCAGACATTGTGGGGGCATGGCTTGGTATCTGTGCTGTCGAAAGAAAATAGATGGGTTTCTCATAGACATGATCCAAAGAGACCT GTTGGATGATGCCGTTAGTTTAGTGCGACTGTATCATATGCTGCATCCAGACTCTGTATGTGCAAGAGAGTCCCAGGGAGCTGACGGGGTGGAGCTGATTAAG ATCTATGTGAAGATGGAGGCTCAGAAACCCGGATACATAGAACTGGCTCTGCAAGCGTATCAGGAATCTCTGAGCGGCGCAGCTTCATCTTGA